The Pedobacter cryoconitis genome includes a window with the following:
- a CDS encoding glycosyltransferase family 2 protein, whose product MNEPAFPGISLIVSTYNWTEALNLCLISISKQHILPDEVIIADDGSAEETKNLITRHQKNFPVPLIHVWQQDDGFQLSKIRNKAIVKASKAYIVQIDGDLILEKDFIRDHMKFARPGSFVSGTRVNMSSALSAKLIQETSINVSVFSKGITNFLNGIKLPFLTHFLAARYKAGNIAYVRGCNMAFWKTDLLKVNGYNEAIVGWGREDSELAIRLVNAGIKKRIIKFAAITFHIYHPEIARTHLLVNDGILNRTLKDAIKSCDLGISQYLQD is encoded by the coding sequence ATGAATGAACCAGCATTTCCAGGTATTTCATTGATTGTTTCTACCTACAACTGGACTGAAGCTTTAAATCTGTGCTTGATCAGCATCAGTAAGCAGCACATACTGCCCGATGAAGTTATTATTGCAGATGATGGTTCTGCTGAAGAAACCAAGAACCTCATCACAAGACATCAGAAAAACTTTCCAGTTCCCTTAATTCATGTCTGGCAGCAGGATGATGGCTTTCAGCTTTCAAAAATTAGAAATAAAGCCATAGTTAAGGCGTCCAAAGCCTATATTGTGCAGATCGATGGAGATCTGATCCTGGAAAAGGACTTTATCCGTGATCATATGAAATTCGCAAGACCCGGAAGTTTTGTTTCAGGCACACGTGTCAATATGTCTTCCGCATTATCAGCAAAACTGATTCAGGAAACCAGTATTAACGTCTCTGTTTTCTCTAAAGGAATAACCAATTTTTTGAATGGAATAAAGCTGCCCTTCCTTACCCATTTTTTGGCCGCCAGGTATAAGGCAGGTAATATTGCTTATGTAAGAGGTTGTAATATGGCTTTCTGGAAAACAGACTTGTTGAAGGTAAACGGATATAATGAAGCCATTGTAGGCTGGGGAAGAGAGGACAGTGAACTTGCCATCAGGCTTGTAAATGCCGGTATAAAGAAAAGGATTATTAAATTTGCCGCGATTACTTTTCATATCTATCATCCTGAAATAGCCAGAACTCATTTATTAGTGAATGATGGGATTCTCAACCGCACTTTAAAAGATGCAATAAAAAGTTGTGACCTGGGTATTTCACAATACCTTCAAGATTAA
- a CDS encoding ABC transporter ATP-binding protein, with product MKTYFRLLAFAKPIEKYAIPYALVTILAIFFNTLLFTMLGPLLETLFSSKTASAGPTLLEKASAFDFIGHINAYINYTIENYGKLYTLKIVCGAIVICVFLANLFRYLSQRFMEDLRVHTLLNLRKAVFNNVMDLHLGYFSNEKKGDIISKVASDVQVVQGTVTNTLQVVFKEPVQLIFYIVVLLSISLKLTLFSLLVIPVSGFIISKIVKRLKQQARESHESFARMIGFLDEALGGIRIIKAFNATTRIKDKFHNENLLYSDLNRKMARRQQLASPVSQTLGVLVVVFIVLYGGSMILQNQGDLTPSKFLVYIATFSQVMQPVKALSDSFSSIHSGLAAGVRVLDLIDTKPELTDAENAIQLQDFKETIRFENVSFNYGEKQVLNDINFTIKKGQNIALVGPSGGGKSTMIDLIPRFYDPKSGNIFFDDINLKDVALNSLRRQMGTVNQESILFNETIFNNIAFGKPEATRDEVIAAAKIANAHDFILNTDEGYETSIGDRGNKLSGGQKQRICIARAVLANPPIMLLDEATSALDTESERLVQDALNRLMENRTSIIIAHRLSTIQHADMILVVDQGKIVESGSHAELLNHKGVYRRLIDMQTFAD from the coding sequence ATGAAGACCTATTTCAGATTACTCGCCTTTGCAAAGCCGATAGAAAAATACGCTATTCCTTATGCATTGGTAACTATACTTGCCATATTTTTCAATACGCTCCTTTTTACAATGCTGGGCCCATTATTGGAAACACTTTTTTCTTCGAAGACCGCAAGTGCCGGCCCTACATTATTGGAAAAAGCATCTGCATTTGATTTCATCGGACATATCAACGCCTATATTAATTATACTATTGAGAACTATGGCAAACTATACACCCTGAAAATTGTGTGCGGAGCCATCGTAATCTGTGTATTTTTAGCGAATCTTTTTCGCTATCTCTCCCAGCGCTTCATGGAAGACCTGAGAGTACACACCTTATTAAATCTTCGGAAAGCCGTTTTTAACAATGTAATGGATCTTCACCTGGGCTATTTCAGCAATGAAAAAAAAGGTGACATCATCTCTAAGGTTGCCTCAGATGTACAGGTTGTACAAGGTACAGTGACCAATACTTTACAAGTCGTATTTAAAGAACCTGTACAACTTATTTTTTATATCGTTGTATTGTTATCAATATCTCTGAAACTGACTTTGTTTTCTCTACTGGTAATCCCTGTTTCAGGTTTTATTATCAGTAAAATTGTCAAAAGATTAAAACAGCAGGCCAGAGAATCTCACGAAAGCTTTGCAAGAATGATTGGCTTTCTGGATGAAGCGCTTGGTGGTATCAGAATCATTAAAGCTTTTAATGCAACAACCAGGATCAAAGATAAATTTCATAATGAAAACCTTCTTTATTCGGATTTAAACAGGAAAATGGCACGCAGACAGCAACTGGCTTCACCAGTTTCACAAACGCTGGGCGTATTAGTGGTTGTTTTTATTGTTCTTTACGGAGGAAGTATGATCCTGCAAAACCAGGGGGATCTTACCCCTTCAAAATTCCTAGTTTACATTGCTACCTTTTCACAGGTTATGCAGCCTGTAAAGGCATTGTCAGATTCATTCAGTTCAATCCACTCCGGATTGGCGGCTGGTGTGCGGGTATTAGACCTGATAGATACTAAACCTGAATTGACAGATGCAGAAAATGCCATACAACTTCAGGATTTCAAAGAAACTATCCGTTTTGAAAATGTGTCTTTCAACTATGGTGAAAAACAAGTATTAAATGATATAAACTTTACAATCAAAAAAGGTCAGAATATTGCACTTGTAGGCCCTTCCGGTGGTGGAAAAAGTACAATGATTGATTTGATTCCAAGATTTTACGATCCAAAATCAGGGAATATCTTTTTCGATGATATCAATTTAAAAGATGTTGCGCTGAATAGCCTGAGACGACAAATGGGAACTGTAAACCAGGAGTCCATATTATTCAATGAAACAATCTTCAATAACATTGCTTTTGGTAAACCTGAGGCAACCAGAGATGAAGTTATTGCAGCAGCAAAAATTGCCAATGCCCATGATTTCATTCTGAATACTGACGAAGGTTATGAAACCAGTATCGGAGACCGGGGAAATAAATTATCCGGAGGTCAGAAACAACGTATTTGTATTGCAAGGGCTGTATTAGCAAATCCGCCGATTATGCTTCTTGATGAGGCCACATCAGCACTGGATACGGAATCAGAAAGACTGGTACAGGATGCGCTGAACAGATTGATGGAAAACAGGACCTCTATTATAATCGCACACAGGTTAAGTACAATTCAACATGCGGATATGATTCTTGTGGTAGACCAGGGTAAAATCGTTGAATCTGGAAGTCATGCTGAATTACTCAACCATAAAGGCGTATACAGAAGGCTAATAGATATGCAAACCTTTGCAGATTAA
- a CDS encoding glycosyltransferase family 4 protein, with product MLKQSRILYEPQMFDLQNYGGISRYFANLIEAINKTNEFSAELPLVYSTNYYVRSFPQLMNNWFGKTFLKKLYRRKKWNLLFADYKISKANFEILHATYYNPYFLGNLKKPLVLTVHDMIHENFSYLFEDVEKVIREKKIMIESADLIIAISTYTKQEILRHYPNLSAKIRVVYHGLPETKLVSAQDILPQRFLLYVGDRNALYKNFKVMIDAVSPILNLDKSLHLICAGGGSFDPGELNLLETSGITTRTTQVNATDAQIQQLYENALVFIYPSLEEGFGLPMLEAFKNGCAVACSETSCLPEVGGNAASYFNPADTHSINQVISRLIDSEDLRKQYINNGYERVKEFTFKNCLNQTLDCYNALIQA from the coding sequence ATGCTGAAGCAGTCCCGTATTCTATATGAGCCCCAAATGTTCGATCTGCAAAATTATGGTGGTATATCCAGATATTTTGCAAACCTGATTGAAGCTATTAATAAAACCAACGAATTCAGTGCGGAGCTGCCTCTGGTCTATTCGACTAATTATTATGTCCGAAGTTTCCCTCAACTGATGAATAACTGGTTTGGTAAGACCTTTTTAAAAAAATTGTACAGGAGAAAAAAATGGAATCTTCTTTTCGCTGATTATAAGATCAGTAAAGCTAATTTCGAAATCCTCCATGCAACTTACTATAATCCCTATTTTCTGGGGAATTTAAAAAAACCACTGGTGCTGACTGTTCATGATATGATCCATGAGAACTTTTCCTATCTTTTTGAAGATGTAGAAAAGGTGATCCGCGAAAAAAAAATCATGATTGAATCTGCGGATCTTATTATAGCAATTTCCACTTACACCAAACAGGAAATTTTGCGTCATTATCCTAACCTGTCGGCTAAAATCAGAGTAGTGTACCATGGCCTTCCTGAAACAAAGCTGGTTTCAGCACAGGATATTCTTCCGCAAAGATTTTTATTGTATGTAGGAGATAGAAATGCATTATATAAAAACTTCAAAGTTATGATTGATGCAGTCTCTCCTATTTTAAACCTGGATAAAAGCCTGCATCTTATTTGTGCGGGAGGCGGGTCATTTGATCCGGGAGAGCTTAACTTATTGGAAACATCAGGCATCACAACGCGTACAACACAAGTCAATGCTACGGATGCCCAAATACAACAGCTCTATGAAAATGCATTGGTATTTATATATCCATCGCTTGAAGAAGGCTTTGGTCTACCCATGCTTGAAGCCTTTAAAAACGGTTGTGCAGTTGCTTGTAGTGAAACTTCCTGCTTACCAGAAGTTGGAGGTAATGCAGCCAGTTATTTCAATCCTGCTGATACACATTCAATAAACCAGGTAATTTCAAGGCTGATCGATAGTGAAGATTTAAGGAAACAGTATATCAATAATGGTTATGAGCGTGTTAAAGAATTTACTTTCAAAAACTGCCTCAATCAAACGCTGGATTGCTACAACGCGTTAATTCAAGCTTAA
- the meaB gene encoding methylmalonyl Co-A mutase-associated GTPase MeaB, producing the protein MKTIAQYLSAIQEGDYLSLARVLTLIENSLPGSSEILKELVINQQTPVIGITGPPGAGKSTLVNAMIDKLSGQGKKIAVLAVDPTSPFNLGSLLGDRVRMSAHFNNPNVFIRSVATRGSVGGLSAKIIEMTDVLKASGFDYIIVETVGVGQSEIEIAGLADITMVILVPEAGDEIQHIKSGLMEIGDAFVVNKADREGADSFANQLKKMLHQRVHAVPVFKTVADKQTGVDELLAWLTSVEIQKNEKKLFLYTEKAYKLIQNDRMFDVLKAELQQEIAEVLEQKDFNLYRFVAAYAK; encoded by the coding sequence ATGAAAACCATAGCGCAATATTTGTCGGCCATACAAGAAGGTGATTATTTGTCTTTAGCAAGGGTACTGACACTTATTGAAAATTCTCTTCCCGGCAGCAGTGAAATACTAAAGGAACTTGTGATTAATCAGCAGACTCCGGTAATCGGTATTACCGGCCCTCCGGGTGCTGGCAAAAGTACACTGGTCAATGCAATGATTGATAAGCTCAGCGGGCAAGGTAAAAAAATTGCAGTTTTGGCTGTTGATCCTACTTCTCCTTTTAACCTGGGTTCTTTATTAGGCGACAGGGTGCGGATGTCTGCACATTTTAACAACCCAAACGTTTTTATTCGTTCTGTGGCCACGCGGGGTTCTGTTGGAGGACTTTCTGCAAAAATCATTGAGATGACAGATGTACTAAAAGCATCGGGCTTTGATTACATTATTGTAGAAACGGTTGGTGTGGGCCAGTCGGAGATTGAAATTGCAGGTTTGGCAGATATAACAATGGTCATTTTAGTTCCTGAAGCAGGTGATGAGATTCAGCATATTAAATCAGGTTTAATGGAGATAGGTGATGCTTTTGTAGTCAATAAAGCAGACCGGGAGGGTGCAGATAGTTTTGCCAATCAATTGAAGAAAATGCTGCATCAGCGTGTTCATGCAGTACCGGTATTTAAAACAGTTGCTGATAAACAAACTGGTGTGGATGAATTGCTGGCCTGGCTTACCAGCGTGGAAATTCAGAAGAATGAGAAAAAGTTATTCTTATATACTGAAAAGGCATATAAATTAATACAGAATGATAGAATGTTTGATGTGCTGAAGGCTGAACTTCAACAGGAAATTGCTGAAGTTCTTGAACAGAAAGATTTTAACCTCTATCGGTTTGTAGCAGCATATGCTAAATAA
- a CDS encoding DUF5672 family protein, which produces MNNTAAIIIPLYKPQLNKLEEISIRQCFKILSQHKIIAVKPQHLSLSQYGFEFDEVISFDDAFFQDIEGYNKLMLSSLFYEKFLAYTFILIYQPDAFVFRDDLSYWCNQGYDYIGAPWLRYTAYPDLIKRIKNQALSYLHRKKNTKQPHTDLPTDLQFENRVGNGGFSLRHTKKFHDICLEDQKEIEVYNSRPEHYFNEDVFWSLEVNRKARRLEIPGYKQAVHFAIENNYLHGFDITKGELPFGCHAWDRNLEFWKPFFEKAGVTIGE; this is translated from the coding sequence ATGAATAATACAGCCGCAATTATTATCCCTCTATATAAACCTCAGCTAAATAAGTTAGAAGAAATTTCGATCAGACAATGCTTTAAAATTCTATCCCAACATAAAATAATTGCAGTAAAACCTCAGCATCTTAGCCTTAGCCAGTACGGTTTTGAATTTGACGAGGTAATTTCATTTGACGACGCATTTTTTCAAGACATCGAAGGATATAATAAATTGATGCTTTCTTCCCTCTTTTATGAAAAATTTCTTGCGTATACTTTTATTCTTATTTATCAGCCTGATGCATTTGTCTTTAGAGATGATTTAAGCTACTGGTGTAATCAGGGTTACGATTATATAGGAGCCCCCTGGTTAAGATACACAGCTTATCCAGACCTTATCAAAAGAATTAAAAATCAGGCTCTCAGTTACCTGCATCGTAAAAAAAACACAAAACAACCCCATACCGATCTGCCTACCGATTTACAATTTGAGAACCGGGTAGGTAACGGCGGATTTTCATTACGCCATACCAAAAAGTTTCATGACATCTGTCTGGAAGATCAGAAAGAAATTGAGGTTTACAACAGCAGACCTGAACATTATTTTAATGAGGATGTTTTCTGGAGCCTCGAAGTGAACAGAAAAGCAAGGCGCCTGGAAATTCCAGGATATAAACAAGCCGTACATTTTGCGATTGAAAACAACTATCTGCACGGATTTGATATTACCAAAGGCGAATTACCGTTCGGCTGTCATGCATGGGATAGAAACCTGGAATTCTGGAAACCATTTTTTGAAAAAGCAGGCGTGACCATCGGAGAATAA
- a CDS encoding glycosyltransferase family 2 protein, with translation MDKVSIIIVTYNAARDLQNCLDSIKKQTYTPLEVVVVDGLSQDGTVDILKKNSDIITKWISEKDNGIYDAMNKALKMVTGDWVYFLGADDLLLPDFSPMLTGLQEKNTIYYGSVLKGKEKYLGYLNPYNQAKIGICHQSMIYPKRVFDKYHFDERYRISADHHLNMKCWADPDFKIQFADFILADFNETGISSLAKDKLFESEKGRLMLKYFGFSIWIRFQFRELKWWLFNRGA, from the coding sequence ATGGACAAAGTATCTATTATTATCGTCACCTATAATGCCGCCCGGGATTTGCAAAACTGCCTGGACAGTATTAAAAAACAAACATACACTCCATTGGAAGTTGTCGTTGTTGATGGATTAAGCCAGGACGGAACGGTAGATATTCTTAAAAAAAATAGTGATATTATAACAAAATGGATCAGTGAAAAGGATAATGGGATATATGATGCTATGAACAAGGCATTAAAAATGGTGACTGGAGATTGGGTTTATTTCTTAGGCGCCGATGACCTCCTCTTGCCCGATTTTTCGCCTATGTTAACTGGTCTTCAGGAAAAAAACACCATATACTATGGAAGTGTATTGAAGGGCAAAGAAAAATACTTAGGCTACCTGAATCCCTATAATCAGGCCAAAATCGGGATCTGTCACCAATCCATGATCTATCCTAAAAGGGTATTTGATAAATATCATTTCGATGAAAGATATCGCATTTCAGCAGACCATCATCTGAATATGAAATGCTGGGCAGATCCGGATTTTAAAATTCAGTTCGCCGATTTTATTCTTGCTGATTTTAATGAAACAGGCATTTCTTCTTTAGCTAAAGACAAGCTATTTGAAAGTGAGAAAGGCAGATTAATGCTTAAATATTTCGGTTTTTCCATCTGGATACGATTCCAGTTCAGAGAATTAAAATGGTGGCTGTTTAACAGAGGTGCATAA
- a CDS encoding glycosyltransferase family 32 protein: MSIPKIIHQTFKTSKLPLLTRWHIARFRKKNPDYTYEFYDDQRIEAFLAQEYGAEVLSLYKKINIGAAKADFFRYAVLYKKGGIYVDIDSGINGSLNQFIEPGDAAIITREGNPDLFAQWALIYSPEHPFLKRTMEMVLENIRQNKYPHDVHQMTGPTVYTKAIVESLKDNPEIPHRILGTDYNGYLKVKYKLGKFFLYEKGDHWKKKQLTTPVLKQD; encoded by the coding sequence ATGTCAATACCAAAAATAATACACCAGACCTTCAAAACGTCAAAACTGCCTTTATTAACCCGATGGCATATTGCCAGGTTCAGGAAGAAAAATCCTGACTACACTTATGAATTTTATGATGACCAGCGGATTGAAGCCTTTCTGGCTCAAGAATATGGTGCAGAGGTTTTATCCCTTTATAAAAAAATAAATATAGGAGCAGCTAAAGCAGATTTCTTCCGTTATGCAGTTCTCTATAAGAAAGGTGGGATCTACGTAGATATTGACAGTGGTATTAACGGAAGTCTGAATCAATTCATTGAGCCTGGCGATGCCGCGATCATCACCAGAGAAGGAAATCCCGATTTATTTGCACAATGGGCGTTAATTTATAGTCCTGAACATCCATTCCTGAAAAGAACAATGGAAATGGTCCTTGAAAATATCCGTCAGAACAAATATCCGCACGATGTCCACCAGATGACCGGGCCTACTGTTTATACCAAGGCTATTGTGGAGTCTTTAAAAGACAATCCTGAAATTCCACACCGGATATTAGGCACAGATTACAATGGTTACTTAAAGGTAAAGTATAAACTGGGAAAGTTTTTCTTATATGAGAAAGGCGATCACTGGAAAAAGAAGCAATTGACTACTCCCGTGCTCAAACAGGATTAA
- a CDS encoding glycosyltransferase yields MKVSGFTYMRNSFKYGYPVIESIKSILPLCDEFIAVVGKSEDGTREAIEAIGSDKIRIIDTVWDDDLIKGGKVFAQQSNIGLKAVTGDWAFHIQSDEVFHEDDLAEIKKAMEDNLHDKKVEGFLFNFLHFIGDYKHRGTTRKWHRREIRIIRNDPSYYSYKDSQGFRSYPSLADYEKNTNSRKLKVKLLNARIFHYSYCRNPDLLLGKVKSFGSYYAPKEHVLEHYKKFKTFDFGTVADILAPFEEPHPATMKDTIAAQDWTFKHNPNKIDLSPRRMFLHRIEMLTGWRIGEYKNYIIIK; encoded by the coding sequence ATGAAAGTAAGCGGCTTCACTTATATGCGAAATAGTTTCAAATACGGATATCCTGTAATTGAATCTATAAAATCTATACTCCCTTTGTGTGATGAATTTATAGCTGTGGTAGGTAAATCGGAAGACGGAACACGCGAAGCCATTGAAGCTATCGGCTCAGACAAGATCAGGATCATAGATACCGTTTGGGATGATGATCTGATCAAAGGTGGCAAAGTATTCGCTCAACAGTCCAACATCGGTCTGAAAGCAGTAACCGGCGACTGGGCGTTTCATATTCAGTCTGACGAAGTATTTCATGAAGATGACCTGGCTGAAATAAAAAAAGCTATGGAAGATAACCTGCATGATAAAAAAGTAGAAGGTTTTTTATTCAATTTTCTTCATTTCATAGGAGATTACAAACATAGAGGTACAACCAGAAAATGGCACCGCAGAGAAATCAGGATTATCAGAAATGATCCTTCTTATTATTCTTATAAAGATTCACAAGGTTTTAGAAGTTATCCATCCTTAGCAGATTACGAAAAAAACACGAACAGCAGAAAGCTAAAGGTTAAATTGCTGAATGCCCGTATATTTCATTACTCTTATTGCCGCAACCCGGATCTATTGCTGGGAAAAGTAAAGAGCTTCGGCAGTTATTATGCGCCAAAGGAACACGTTCTGGAACACTATAAAAAATTCAAGACCTTCGATTTCGGAACTGTTGCTGATATCCTGGCTCCTTTCGAAGAGCCGCATCCGGCAACGATGAAAGACACTATTGCAGCACAAGACTGGACCTTTAAACATAACCCGAATAAGATAGACTTATCACCACGGAGAATGTTTCTGCACCGGATTGAAATGCTAACTGGATGGCGTATTGGTGAATATAAAAACTACATCATCATTAAATAG
- a CDS encoding glycosyltransferase family 2 protein, whose product MPNKYPKITVITPSFNQGAYLEHTMTSILDQGYPNLEYIVIDGGSTDNSVEIIQKYAHLLTYWVSEKDKGLYDALQKGFERSTGEIMCWINSDDMHHRRSLFTIAELFEDFPTVNWIMGKNTYYDEAGRAFVYGIDFFNERWSKWKMYDQDGQYIQQESVFWRRSLWDKSGAYIDTTFSLAADAELWARFFRHDQLYSTELLLSGFRFRSGNQKSKDQRAEYIAELGAVIQRELQVGNAKTHLLFIRLMKYVAKLIPIRKIKYKLVMKIMAVPPRIVYNPDGKYWFSWK is encoded by the coding sequence ATGCCGAATAAATATCCGAAAATCACCGTTATAACACCTTCTTTTAACCAGGGAGCGTATCTGGAGCATACTATGACTTCAATTTTGGATCAGGGGTATCCTAATCTTGAATATATCGTTATTGATGGCGGAAGTACAGATAATTCGGTAGAAATTATTCAGAAGTATGCACACCTTCTAACTTATTGGGTAAGTGAAAAAGACAAGGGGTTGTATGATGCATTACAAAAAGGATTTGAAAGATCTACGGGGGAAATCATGTGCTGGATAAACTCTGACGATATGCATCATAGAAGGTCATTGTTTACTATCGCAGAACTGTTTGAGGACTTCCCTACAGTGAATTGGATTATGGGCAAGAATACTTATTACGATGAAGCAGGCAGGGCATTTGTTTATGGCATTGATTTTTTTAACGAAAGGTGGTCGAAGTGGAAAATGTATGATCAGGATGGTCAGTATATTCAGCAGGAGTCTGTTTTTTGGAGACGTAGTTTATGGGACAAGTCCGGTGCTTATATAGATACTACTTTTTCTCTTGCGGCTGATGCAGAGCTGTGGGCGAGATTCTTCAGGCATGATCAGCTCTATTCAACGGAACTTTTGCTTTCTGGATTCAGGTTCAGAAGTGGAAATCAAAAAAGTAAGGATCAAAGGGCAGAATATATCGCAGAACTCGGGGCTGTTATTCAGCGGGAATTACAAGTTGGGAATGCGAAGACCCATTTATTATTTATCCGTTTGATGAAATATGTGGCCAAGCTCATCCCCATCAGAAAAATAAAATATAAACTAGTTATGAAAATTATGGCTGTACCGCCAAGGATAGTATATAACCCTGATGGAAAGTATTGGTTCAGCTGGAAATAA
- a CDS encoding aminopeptidase P family protein: MKYQNVEKDLFVNHRINFNKHLKNNSLAIFNSNDEFPRSGDQNFPFKQNCDLFYLTGIDQENTILLLYPDCPNPLYREVLFLRQTNEHIKVWEGHKYTKAMAESASGIKKIYWIEDFDNILHSIIAYADHIYLNTNENDSRAHTVAYRDIRFIEEMKVKYPLHHYERAAPIMRELRASKSAGEIQLIQKACDITRDAFIRVLKFTKPEVTEYEIEAEIIHEFIRQQATGHAYPPIIASGNNANILHYGDNNQVCKDNELILMDFGAEYANYNADLSRTIPVNGRFTPRQKSVYKAVQHVMQEAKKLMKPGTTGNDYNEKAGELMTEQLVGLKLISMEEVKNQNPGYPAYRKYFMHGISHHLGLDVHDFANRYTPFQEGNLMTCEPGIYIPAEGFGIRLENNILLTADGNIDLMANIPIEAEEIEEIMNSSTL; encoded by the coding sequence ATGAAATATCAGAATGTAGAAAAAGATCTCTTTGTAAATCACCGGATAAACTTCAATAAACACCTTAAAAACAACTCATTAGCTATATTCAATTCTAATGATGAGTTTCCAAGAAGCGGCGATCAGAATTTTCCTTTCAAACAAAATTGTGACTTGTTTTATCTTACTGGAATAGACCAGGAGAACACAATTCTGCTGCTTTATCCTGATTGTCCTAATCCATTATATAGAGAAGTCCTGTTTTTAAGACAGACAAATGAGCATATTAAAGTGTGGGAAGGGCATAAATATACTAAAGCAATGGCAGAAAGTGCTTCCGGTATAAAAAAGATATATTGGATCGAAGATTTTGACAATATTCTTCACAGTATTATAGCTTATGCAGACCATATTTACCTGAATACAAATGAAAATGATAGCAGAGCACATACTGTAGCTTATCGCGATATCCGTTTTATCGAAGAGATGAAAGTTAAGTATCCCTTACATCATTACGAAAGGGCGGCACCAATTATGCGCGAGCTGAGAGCGTCAAAATCTGCGGGAGAAATTCAGCTGATCCAAAAAGCTTGTGACATCACCAGAGATGCTTTTATACGGGTGCTTAAATTTACGAAGCCAGAAGTAACTGAATATGAAATCGAAGCAGAGATCATCCATGAATTTATCCGTCAGCAAGCTACCGGACATGCTTACCCGCCAATTATTGCTTCTGGTAATAACGCAAACATTCTTCACTATGGCGACAACAATCAAGTCTGTAAAGATAATGAACTGATCCTGATGGATTTTGGTGCAGAATATGCGAATTACAATGCAGATTTATCACGTACTATTCCTGTAAACGGCAGATTCACACCCAGACAAAAAAGTGTTTATAAAGCTGTACAGCACGTGATGCAGGAAGCCAAAAAACTAATGAAACCCGGGACCACTGGAAATGACTATAATGAAAAGGCAGGTGAACTGATGACTGAACAGCTTGTTGGGCTGAAGCTCATCTCTATGGAAGAGGTGAAAAATCAAAATCCGGGATATCCTGCTTACAGAAAATACTTTATGCACGGCATCAGCCATCATCTCGGCCTTGATGTCCATGATTTTGCAAACCGCTATACTCCTTTCCAGGAAGGCAACCTGATGACTTGTGAACCTGGAATCTATATTCCGGCAGAAGGGTTTGGTATCCGGCTGGAAAACAACATATTGCTTACTGCTGATGGAAACATCGATTTAATGGCCAACATCCCAATTGAAGCTGAAGAAATAGAAGAAATTATGAACAGCTCAACCTTATAA
- a CDS encoding glycosyltransferase family 2 protein, whose translation MPVTSLIVATYNWPEALNLCLLSIKNQKVLPAEVIIADDGSGQDTKLLIEKFQRNFPVPLIHVWHEDSGFRKSIILNTAIKKAKGTYIIQVDGDVILDKNFIKDHQSLAEAGVFIRGTRAHIAQKMLSEIYRTQKISFNFLSKGIINRFNGIRLPLLAFLFEKKISNSNSVRGSNLAYWKSDFLLINGYNNDLKGWGHEDEELAARFINNGILKKAVKFKAIQFHLSHGESPRTNEPVHAQVVQYTLQKKIKACDNGIAQL comes from the coding sequence ATGCCCGTAACCTCATTGATAGTAGCTACATATAATTGGCCGGAAGCACTTAATTTATGCTTATTAAGTATTAAAAATCAAAAAGTGCTTCCAGCTGAAGTTATCATTGCAGATGATGGATCAGGGCAGGACACCAAATTATTAATTGAAAAATTCCAGCGTAATTTTCCAGTCCCTTTAATTCATGTCTGGCATGAAGATTCAGGATTTCGAAAATCTATTATCTTAAATACTGCCATTAAAAAAGCTAAGGGAACATATATTATACAGGTGGACGGAGACGTGATCCTGGACAAAAACTTCATTAAAGATCATCAATCCCTTGCTGAAGCTGGTGTCTTTATCAGGGGTACCCGTGCTCATATTGCTCAAAAAATGCTGTCTGAGATTTACCGTACTCAAAAGATCAGTTTTAATTTCTTGTCCAAAGGGATAATTAACCGCTTTAACGGTATCCGTTTACCCTTGCTGGCATTTTTATTTGAAAAAAAAATAAGTAACTCAAATAGTGTAAGAGGAAGTAACTTAGCCTATTGGAAATCAGATTTTTTGCTGATCAATGGGTATAATAACGACCTTAAAGGCTGGGGACATGAAGATGAGGAACTTGCTGCAAGATTTATTAATAATGGAATACTGAAAAAAGCAGTTAAATTCAAGGCAATTCAATTTCATTTGTCACACGGAGAAAGCCCGAGAACAAACGAACCAGTACATGCGCAGGTTGTACAATATACGCTCCAAAAAAAGATAAAAGCTTGTGATAATGGTATTGCACAGCTCTAA